The following coding sequences lie in one Caproicibacterium argilliputei genomic window:
- a CDS encoding chemotaxis protein CheC, translated as MAFRDLDDLNDMHLDVLKEIGNIGSGNAASALSAMLAKPINIAVPKISILDYNTVVDSLGGPENLLVSLLFTMTDDVQGMMIFLLQKDFAHMLLNTLLGCELNSFSDMGEMELSALKEVGNIMAASYVNAISTLADLRMNISVPDICIDMAGSILSVPAIHYANISDKIIFINDEFNAEGQNASSQVLMIPDMESLEKIMKNLGLDQ; from the coding sequence ATGGCATTTCGTGACTTGGACGATCTAAATGATATGCATTTGGATGTACTGAAGGAAATTGGAAACATAGGCTCAGGCAACGCAGCGTCGGCTCTTTCGGCGATGCTTGCAAAACCCATTAACATTGCGGTTCCGAAAATCAGCATTTTGGACTACAACACCGTTGTAGACAGTCTTGGGGGGCCGGAAAACCTCTTGGTCAGTCTGCTTTTCACCATGACGGATGACGTGCAAGGCATGATGATTTTTCTGCTGCAGAAGGATTTTGCCCATATGCTGCTAAACACCCTTTTAGGGTGCGAACTGAACAGCTTTAGTGATATGGGTGAAATGGAGCTTTCTGCTTTGAAAGAGGTCGGCAATATCATGGCGGCTTCCTATGTGAATGCGATTTCTACCCTCGCGGATCTTCGCATGAATATTTCTGTGCCGGATATCTGTATCGACATGGCCGGCTCCATCCTCAGCGTGCCGGCTATCCACTATGCCAATATCAGCGATAAAATTATCTTTATCAACGATGAATTTAACGCGGAAGGTCAGAATGCGTCCAGTCAGGTTCTCATGATCCCGGATATGGAGTCGCTCGAAAAGATCATGAAGAATTTGGGGCTGGATCAATGA
- a CDS encoding flagellar hook-basal body protein, translating to MNIGFYEGASGLVAFQNEMNVVGNNIANSGTTGYKPTTTSFEDLLHYRMYVNSTEEPLQGTGTRNVSTGMDMTQQSLLSTEGDLDYAITGDGFFAVDNNGTTAYTRCGSFQAADDGTGKFYLADGEGHFVLNAQGGRIPLTRNVQMGRFEDVSKQIGVFQFQNPGSLTQLSDNLYAANTNSGQAVAATADVQVKNGYLEQSGTSLEDEMTNMIMAQRGFQMSARVLQANNEVEDTINNLRS from the coding sequence ATGAATATCGGATTCTATGAAGGCGCCTCCGGTCTGGTCGCCTTTCAAAATGAAATGAATGTTGTCGGCAACAACATCGCTAACAGCGGCACCACCGGTTATAAGCCGACAACGACTTCTTTTGAGGATTTGCTGCATTACCGAATGTATGTTAACAGCACTGAGGAGCCTTTGCAGGGCACTGGCACCCGTAATGTCAGTACCGGCATGGATATGACGCAGCAGTCTTTGCTCTCTACCGAAGGGGATTTGGACTACGCGATTACAGGAGATGGTTTCTTTGCAGTTGACAACAACGGCACAACTGCTTACACCCGCTGCGGCTCCTTTCAGGCAGCGGACGACGGTACCGGAAAATTCTATCTGGCAGATGGGGAAGGTCATTTTGTACTGAATGCGCAGGGGGGGCGAATCCCGCTGACGCGAAACGTGCAGATGGGCCGCTTTGAGGATGTTTCCAAGCAGATTGGCGTTTTTCAGTTTCAGAATCCGGGTTCGCTCACGCAACTGTCCGACAATCTGTACGCTGCCAACACCAATTCCGGTCAGGCGGTTGCCGCTACTGCTGACGTGCAGGTGAAAAACGGTTATCTGGAGCAATCCGGTACCTCACTGGAAGACGAGATGACCAATATGATTATGGCGCAGCGCGGCTTTCAGATGAGTGCGCGTGTGCTGCAGGCCAACAATGAAGTAGAGGATACGATCAATAATCTGCGGTCATAG
- a CDS encoding flagellar hook-basal body protein, with the protein MLTGFYTIASGLMAQQKKLETEGNNIVNAQTPGYRTQRVTAVPFDQELYSRLENGTSSEIGYASPATIVKNQTTRFNVDNIKQTDRNMDVAIDGNGYFTIAGSDGKKYITRNGGFDVDSSGYLELPDYGHVLGTDGQPIHVGDTNFTVLSGGTVLNSSGQQVGTIMLTTPADDAELTQYSNGMFAAPANAQTGAAGAGVSLRQKSLESSNVDLNREVSMMMEAQTSLQSCSSALQIYDAVNQKSASQIASL; encoded by the coding sequence ATGTTAACCGGATTTTATACCATTGCTTCCGGCCTGATGGCGCAGCAGAAGAAGCTGGAGACAGAGGGCAACAATATTGTCAATGCACAAACACCGGGGTACCGCACGCAGCGCGTTACGGCGGTTCCTTTTGACCAGGAACTGTATTCACGTTTGGAAAACGGCACATCGTCTGAAATTGGTTATGCAAGTCCGGCTACGATTGTCAAAAACCAAACCACGCGCTTTAATGTGGACAACATTAAGCAGACTGACCGAAACATGGACGTGGCCATTGACGGAAACGGCTACTTTACCATTGCGGGAAGCGACGGAAAAAAGTACATCACACGCAATGGCGGCTTTGATGTGGACAGCAGCGGATATCTGGAACTGCCGGATTACGGCCATGTTCTGGGAACAGATGGTCAGCCGATTCATGTGGGAGACACCAACTTCACGGTGCTGTCCGGCGGCACAGTTCTCAACAGCTCCGGACAGCAGGTCGGAACCATCATGCTGACCACGCCGGCAGATGACGCGGAACTGACGCAGTATTCCAATGGGATGTTTGCCGCACCGGCAAATGCGCAGACCGGTGCGGCAGGCGCCGGTGTGTCGCTTCGCCAGAAGTCCCTGGAGTCTTCCAATGTCGATTTAAACCGGGAAGTTTCCATGATGATGGAGGCTCAGACGTCCCTGCAGTCCTGCAGTTCCGCTCTGCAGATTTACGATGCCGTCAATCAGAAATCCGCCTCGCAGATTGCAAGCTTATAG
- a CDS encoding sigma-70 family RNA polymerase sigma factor, whose product MNNLAEANLYADAADPVELMRRYKQTGDLEIRNQLVMHYLGSVKKTVMSMRSILPPNMQYEDFINQGVLALIDCIDKFDPSRGASFDTYIFKRLRGSVLSYMRKQSWLPYRVRAARRTILHEQEVLTAELGREPTQAELCGKLDMRPEDYDRYVAEIANAEMYSFEDLLENASQLINRSSAEESEGTSPEAQVMHDELCRVLQQAIDELPKREREVITLCYYENLNLREIGEVLGVSQQRASCARTSGLAKLSRKLSDYLNERESKSC is encoded by the coding sequence ATGAACAATTTGGCAGAGGCAAACCTTTATGCAGATGCGGCAGATCCTGTGGAACTGATGCGGCGGTACAAGCAGACCGGTGATTTGGAAATTCGCAATCAGCTGGTTATGCATTATCTGGGTTCTGTGAAAAAAACCGTGATGAGTATGCGGTCTATTCTGCCCCCCAATATGCAGTATGAGGACTTCATCAATCAAGGTGTTTTGGCGCTGATTGACTGCATCGATAAGTTTGACCCTTCACGCGGAGCCAGTTTCGATACTTACATTTTTAAACGCTTGCGTGGTTCGGTACTGAGCTATATGCGCAAGCAGAGTTGGCTGCCGTATCGGGTGCGTGCCGCACGCCGCACTATTCTGCATGAGCAGGAAGTGCTGACAGCGGAATTGGGGCGTGAACCGACACAGGCGGAGCTTTGTGGGAAGCTGGATATGCGTCCCGAGGATTATGACCGCTACGTTGCTGAAATTGCCAATGCGGAAATGTATTCTTTTGAGGATTTGCTGGAAAACGCTTCGCAGCTAATCAATCGCAGCAGCGCGGAAGAAAGCGAAGGCACCTCGCCGGAAGCGCAGGTCATGCATGACGAACTTTGCCGTGTGTTGCAGCAAGCCATTGACGAGCTGCCAAAGCGTGAAAGAGAGGTCATCACCCTTTGCTATTATGAAAATCTGAATCTGCGGGAAATCGGCGAGGTGCTGGGTGTCAGCCAGCAGCGCGCTTCCTGTGCAAGGACTTCGGGACTTGCAAAGCTCAGCCGAAAACTTTCTGATTATTTGAACGAAAGGGAGTCGAAGTCATGTTAA
- the flhA gene encoding flagellar biosynthesis protein FlhA has translation MKKIFHNVVAIFVILIVFLLIVPLPPQMLDFLFITNLALSLVILLTTMYIKEPLEFSVFPSLLLITTLFRLGLNVSSTRSILSNSGYAGEVVKTFGSFVIRGNLAVGLVVFFIIVLVQFMVITKGSERVAEVSARFTLDAMPGKQMAIDADLSSGLIDEKQARTRREKIQREANFFGSMDGASKFVKGDATMSIVITIINLVGGVIIGMSSGGDLQSVMTTYSQSTVGDGLMSQIPALLISVATGMVVTRTASDSNLNEDMVKQFTRQPLSLVIAGIAMLFLILIGFPVVQVLLLAALLIVSGYTINKKMKAQQAMPQLAVEGPPVQQEVTSDVDFYRNLDNVYNLLNVDPIGMEFGYSLLPLVDEKSGGNFVDRVVMFRKQFADEMGVVIPFVRLQDSGQLNPNQYEIRIKGESVAQGEVLIDHYLALVPADRPEDDIDGIDTVEPAFGMPAKWVSSDQKIKAEMAGYILIDPTSVIITHLSEVIRSHADELLNRQEVKNMIENLKKVNPTIVDDTIPAVVSVGDLEKILKNLLREGVPVRDLETVLETMSDYAATIKDTDILTEYVRQSLRRVITHRFAEAGQLKVISLDAGVENMIMGSVKKMDGGSYLALEPDVIQQIASSTTEKVNEIRKVVQTPIVLTSPVVRIYFKKLVDQFCPNITVLSFNEIDPSVQIQALGTIEIPKQE, from the coding sequence ATGAAGAAGATCTTTCACAACGTTGTAGCTATCTTTGTAATATTGATTGTGTTTCTCCTGATTGTTCCGCTGCCACCGCAGATGCTGGACTTTCTGTTTATTACAAACCTTGCGCTTTCCCTTGTTATCTTGCTGACAACCATGTATATTAAGGAACCGCTGGAGTTTTCCGTGTTTCCTTCTTTATTGCTGATTACGACGCTGTTCCGTTTGGGACTGAATGTTTCCTCCACCCGCTCCATCCTGTCAAATTCAGGTTATGCCGGCGAGGTGGTTAAAACCTTTGGCTCTTTCGTTATTCGCGGAAATCTGGCAGTTGGCCTGGTTGTTTTCTTCATTATTGTTCTGGTGCAGTTTATGGTTATTACGAAAGGTTCGGAGCGTGTTGCTGAAGTTTCCGCACGTTTCACACTGGACGCAATGCCTGGCAAGCAGATGGCCATCGACGCGGATTTGAGTTCCGGCTTGATTGATGAAAAGCAGGCGCGTACGCGCCGCGAAAAAATTCAACGCGAAGCGAATTTCTTCGGTTCCATGGATGGTGCCTCCAAGTTTGTTAAGGGCGACGCCACCATGTCCATTGTCATTACGATCATTAATCTGGTCGGCGGCGTTATTATTGGGATGTCGAGCGGCGGCGACTTGCAGTCTGTTATGACCACTTACTCGCAGTCAACAGTTGGCGATGGTCTAATGTCGCAGATTCCGGCGCTGCTGATTTCCGTTGCCACTGGCATGGTTGTTACACGCACCGCGTCGGACTCCAACCTGAATGAAGATATGGTCAAGCAGTTTACGCGGCAGCCATTGTCATTGGTCATTGCCGGTATTGCCATGCTGTTCCTTATCTTAATCGGGTTCCCGGTGGTGCAGGTTCTGCTTTTAGCTGCATTGCTGATTGTGAGCGGTTACACCATCAACAAGAAGATGAAAGCCCAGCAGGCAATGCCACAGCTTGCGGTGGAAGGCCCACCCGTGCAGCAGGAAGTTACCAGCGATGTCGATTTTTACAGGAACCTCGACAATGTGTACAACCTGCTGAACGTGGATCCAATTGGCATGGAGTTCGGTTACAGCTTGCTGCCGTTGGTGGATGAAAAGAGCGGCGGAAACTTTGTGGACCGTGTGGTCATGTTCCGAAAGCAGTTTGCGGATGAGATGGGCGTGGTGATTCCGTTTGTCCGCCTGCAGGACAGCGGTCAGCTGAACCCAAACCAGTACGAGATTCGGATTAAGGGCGAGAGTGTTGCACAGGGTGAAGTGTTGATTGACCATTACCTTGCTTTGGTTCCGGCAGACCGCCCGGAAGACGATATCGATGGCATTGACACAGTGGAACCGGCGTTCGGTATGCCTGCCAAGTGGGTCAGCAGTGACCAGAAGATTAAGGCGGAGATGGCCGGTTACATTCTGATTGATCCGACTTCGGTCATTATCACGCACTTGTCTGAAGTGATTCGCTCTCATGCAGATGAACTGCTGAACCGTCAGGAAGTCAAGAATATGATCGAAAACCTGAAAAAGGTCAATCCCACCATTGTGGACGACACGATTCCCGCAGTTGTATCGGTTGGCGATTTGGAAAAAATCCTCAAGAATCTGTTGCGCGAGGGTGTGCCGGTGCGCGATTTGGAAACTGTTTTGGAAACCATGTCCGATTACGCGGCAACCATCAAAGATACCGATATTCTTACCGAGTATGTTCGTCAGTCGCTGCGCCGCGTGATTACACATCGTTTTGCAGAGGCAGGTCAGCTCAAGGTGATCAGTCTGGACGCAGGTGTGGAAAACATGATTATGGGTTCAGTCAAAAAGATGGACGGCGGCTCTTATCTGGCATTGGAGCCGGACGTGATTCAGCAGATTGCATCTTCCACAACGGAAAAGGTCAACGAAATCCGAAAAGTGGTGCAGACGCCGATTGTGCTGACTTCGCCGGTGGTTCGGATTTACTTCAAGAAGCTGGTTGACCAGTTCTGCCCGAATATCACGGTGCTGTCGTTTAATGAAATTGACCCGTCCGTACAGATTCAGGCGCTGGGAACCATTGAAATTCCCAAACAGGAATAA
- the flhB gene encoding flagellar biosynthesis protein FlhB: MAQNSSGEKTEQATPKRKTDERKKGNVFLSQELVTVATMLVSFVVLRALGSTIFGQIQYSVRDFIQLTATMESVSPEDVSKLFIKGCITFAIGVLPVALGCSLAAVVLTLAQTKFLFSSKSFAFKANRMSPLNGIRNLFSMRGIMELVKSILKILLLSVVAWNVLSGWAGQLPRMIDMQVGAAFADICDTSFSMAMQISVLFVALAAFDYLFQWWDYNKKLRMTKQEVKEEYKETEGDPQVKGAIKDRQQAMSRKRMMQNVPNADVVIRNPTHVAVAIRYDPKKASAPVVVAKGLDSLALRIVKVAEENGVYITENVPLARGLYAAVDLDQEIPEKYYKTVAEVLAFVYKLKKKDLNR, encoded by the coding sequence GTGGCACAAAACAGCAGCGGTGAAAAAACCGAACAGGCAACTCCAAAACGAAAGACAGACGAACGAAAAAAGGGCAATGTCTTTCTGAGTCAGGAGCTGGTCACCGTTGCGACAATGTTGGTTTCCTTTGTGGTACTGCGTGCATTGGGTTCCACCATTTTCGGGCAGATACAGTATTCTGTACGGGACTTTATCCAACTGACCGCGACGATGGAAAGCGTTTCGCCGGAAGATGTATCAAAGTTGTTTATCAAAGGCTGCATCACCTTTGCAATCGGCGTTTTACCGGTTGCGCTGGGCTGCTCTTTGGCGGCAGTGGTGCTGACACTTGCGCAGACCAAGTTTCTGTTTTCCTCCAAAAGCTTTGCCTTTAAGGCAAATCGTATGAGTCCGCTTAACGGCATTCGCAATTTGTTTTCCATGCGCGGTATTATGGAACTGGTCAAATCCATTCTGAAGATTCTTCTGCTGAGCGTGGTTGCGTGGAATGTGCTGAGCGGTTGGGCAGGTCAGCTGCCGCGCATGATTGATATGCAGGTCGGGGCGGCCTTCGCCGACATTTGCGACACTTCTTTCAGCATGGCCATGCAGATTTCCGTTTTGTTTGTGGCACTTGCAGCGTTTGATTATCTTTTTCAGTGGTGGGATTACAACAAGAAGCTGCGCATGACCAAGCAGGAAGTCAAAGAGGAGTACAAGGAAACTGAAGGCGACCCACAAGTAAAGGGCGCCATCAAAGACCGGCAGCAAGCCATGTCACGCAAGCGCATGATGCAAAACGTGCCGAATGCCGATGTGGTTATCCGTAACCCGACCCACGTTGCCGTGGCAATTCGGTATGACCCGAAGAAAGCGAGCGCGCCGGTTGTTGTGGCGAAAGGTCTGGATTCCCTGGCGCTCCGCATTGTCAAGGTCGCCGAGGAAAACGGCGTTTATATTACCGAAAATGTGCCGCTTGCCCGCGGCCTGTACGCAGCAGTGGATCTTGACCAAGAGATCCCGGAAAAGTATTACAAAACAGTGGCAGAGGTTTTGGCCTTCGTCTACAAACTCAAGAAAAAGGACTTAAATAGATGA
- the fliR gene encoding flagellar biosynthetic protein FliR — protein sequence MTIQMQTVLAYLLVFCRMCGMVVFNPLLMSKSVPSRLRVGFALLLTAIVAPTVMKTAPTSITDFGLVLAIGKEMTAGVLCGFIFQIFYYLLMFVGDVMDLTFGLAMAKIFDPGTNIQMSLSGKVLDVLFVLYFFATNSHLVMIRIFTSSYEIIPIGQMAHFQNAGSFLLSLFVNTFSLAMQLAMPFMAADLLLEVAMGILMKLIPQINVFVVSMQLKVLLGLALLFLFASPIGGFISNYSDMMLKAMEQALYTLRVSTGTG from the coding sequence ATGACAATCCAAATGCAGACGGTGCTTGCTTATCTGCTGGTTTTCTGCCGGATGTGCGGAATGGTGGTGTTTAACCCCTTGCTGATGAGCAAAAGCGTGCCGTCGCGGCTGCGCGTGGGGTTTGCGCTTCTGCTGACAGCCATCGTTGCGCCGACGGTGATGAAAACCGCACCGACAAGCATAACAGATTTCGGCCTGGTGCTTGCCATTGGCAAGGAAATGACGGCGGGCGTTCTGTGTGGCTTTATTTTTCAGATTTTTTACTACCTGCTGATGTTTGTCGGCGATGTGATGGATTTAACGTTCGGGCTTGCCATGGCAAAAATCTTTGACCCGGGCACCAATATCCAAATGTCTTTGTCTGGGAAAGTGCTTGACGTGCTGTTTGTCCTGTATTTTTTTGCAACAAATAGCCACTTGGTCATGATCCGCATTTTTACTTCATCGTATGAAATTATTCCGATTGGTCAGATGGCGCATTTTCAGAATGCGGGTTCTTTCCTGCTCAGCCTGTTTGTCAATACCTTTTCCCTTGCCATGCAGCTTGCTATGCCGTTTATGGCGGCAGACCTTTTGCTGGAAGTGGCAATGGGCATTTTGATGAAGCTGATACCGCAAATCAATGTTTTTGTAGTCAGTATGCAGCTCAAAGTGCTGCTTGGTCTGGCACTGCTGTTTCTGTTTGCCAGCCCAATTGGTGGATTTATCTCCAACTATTCGGACATGATGCTGAAGGCGATGGAACAGGCTCTGTACACGTTGCGGGTGTCAACCGGCACCGGCTGA
- a CDS encoding flagellar biosynthetic protein FliQ gives MTTDQVLTIFREAIMTMLKLSVPFLVVSIALGLIVAIFQAATQIHEQTITFVPKIIVTAFMMLMLGSWMIAVMNDLFQSICQMIIQL, from the coding sequence ATGACGACCGATCAGGTTCTGACCATTTTTCGAGAAGCCATTATGACCATGCTCAAACTGTCGGTTCCCTTTCTGGTTGTGAGCATTGCGCTGGGGCTGATTGTTGCTATTTTTCAGGCTGCTACGCAGATTCACGAGCAAACCATCACCTTCGTTCCGAAAATCATTGTGACGGCGTTCATGATGCTGATGCTTGGTTCCTGGATGATTGCGGTCATGAATGACTTGTTCCAAAGTATCTGTCAGATGATTATACAGTTGTAG
- the fliP gene encoding flagellar type III secretion system pore protein FliP (The bacterial flagellar biogenesis protein FliP forms a type III secretion system (T3SS)-type pore required for flagellar assembly.) — translation MTRLPSPAQAAAPAQSKKELKRSLIRFFCALGIFVLLVCFLFSAGAYAAKFNISMDSGTDQGNSMGPLQVLILFAAIALAPTMLLMMTSFTRIIIVLSLLRNALGLQTTPPNQVLIGIALALTLFVMAPTLSEVNTKAVEPYTAGKITQSQALENAKKPLKVFMLKQTGVKELNMFLDLSGQKREIKKVEPNELLGLGFRVIMPAFVTSELKRAFTIGFLLFIPFMIIDMVVSSVLMSMGMVMLPPSMISLPFKLMLFVVVDGWGLIFDSLIKSFR, via the coding sequence ATGACCAGACTTCCGTCTCCGGCGCAGGCAGCCGCTCCGGCACAATCCAAGAAGGAGTTGAAGCGCAGTCTGATTCGGTTCTTCTGCGCGTTGGGTATATTTGTGCTTTTGGTGTGTTTCTTGTTTTCTGCCGGTGCGTATGCGGCAAAATTCAACATCAGTATGGACAGCGGAACGGATCAGGGAAATTCGATGGGACCTTTGCAGGTGCTGATTCTGTTTGCGGCGATTGCACTGGCTCCGACCATGCTTTTGATGATGACCAGCTTTACGCGTATCATCATTGTACTTTCTCTGCTGCGCAATGCATTGGGTCTGCAGACAACACCGCCGAATCAGGTTTTGATCGGCATTGCGCTTGCGCTGACGCTGTTTGTCATGGCACCGACGCTTTCCGAGGTCAATACCAAAGCAGTGGAGCCTTACACGGCGGGAAAAATCACGCAGTCTCAGGCGCTGGAAAATGCCAAAAAGCCGCTTAAGGTTTTCATGCTGAAGCAAACGGGCGTCAAGGAACTCAATATGTTTCTGGATTTGTCCGGACAGAAGCGGGAAATCAAAAAAGTGGAGCCGAACGAACTGCTGGGTCTGGGCTTTCGCGTGATTATGCCAGCATTTGTCACAAGCGAACTGAAGCGTGCGTTTACCATCGGCTTCCTGCTTTTCATTCCGTTTATGATTATCGACATGGTGGTGTCCAGCGTACTGATGTCGATGGGCATGGTCATGCTGCCGCCGTCTATGATATCCCTGCCCTTCAAATTGATGCTGTTTGTCGTTGTGGACGGCTGGGGACTGATCTTCGATTCGCTGATCAAAAGTTTCCGTTAG
- the fliO gene encoding flagellar biosynthetic protein FliO, with translation MPDTVNNVFSALGTIALVILIFIGAGWCAKLMGKHYGGRFGGASPSMKVLERLPLGADSALLIVKVNGQVFLLGAAQQQITLLRELDAGLYPDDSPHEPDGKAGQFSDVLKKSLQTWGVSFPGKTGKKGDGQ, from the coding sequence TTGCCTGATACAGTGAATAACGTCTTTTCCGCTTTGGGCACGATTGCGCTGGTCATTTTAATTTTTATCGGGGCGGGCTGGTGTGCCAAACTGATGGGAAAGCATTATGGCGGAAGGTTTGGCGGAGCCTCCCCCAGCATGAAGGTTTTGGAGCGACTTCCGCTTGGTGCTGACAGCGCACTACTGATTGTCAAAGTGAACGGGCAGGTCTTTCTTCTGGGTGCGGCGCAGCAGCAAATCACCTTGCTTCGGGAACTGGATGCTGGACTTTATCCGGATGACAGCCCACATGAGCCGGACGGGAAGGCGGGACAATTTTCCGATGTACTTAAAAAATCCCTGCAGACCTGGGGAGTTTCTTTTCCCGGTAAGACAGGGAAAAAGGGGGACGGACAATGA
- a CDS encoding response regulator, which yields MYKIMLVDDAGFMRMMIKNYLKKAGYTDFVEGEDGQRAVELYQQEKPDLVIMDITMPNMNGIDALREIKKNDANAKVIMCSAMGQESMVMDAITLGAIDFIVKPFKEDRIVQTVNKVLPL from the coding sequence ATGTATAAGATTATGCTTGTAGATGACGCGGGTTTCATGCGGATGATGATCAAAAATTACCTCAAAAAAGCCGGTTACACCGATTTTGTCGAGGGAGAAGACGGTCAGCGCGCGGTGGAACTGTATCAGCAGGAAAAGCCAGATCTGGTTATCATGGATATCACCATGCCGAATATGAACGGCATTGACGCACTGCGGGAAATCAAGAAGAATGATGCAAATGCAAAGGTGATTATGTGCTCTGCCATGGGGCAGGAATCCATGGTCATGGATGCTATTACGCTGGGGGCTATTGACTTCATTGTCAAGCCGTTTAAAGAAGACCGCATTGTGCAGACTGTGAACAAAGTTCTGCCGCTTTGA
- the fliN gene encoding flagellar motor switch protein FliN, protein MSNNQDSNHPNEEVQFTTDELDAIGEVMNISMGSAATSLSSMLDRQVVITTPKMNVKPIHDEDYADLEPAMVVRIKFVEGVFGTNIMVFRRRDMQIILNLLMGNDEVPDENADFEFDELSMSAACEVSNQMMGAAATALSEVFNRSVNISTPDAFVSEAGQSINEVVFGSDTVEDTVGISFNLTINGVMNSSFMSVLPSSFAKEIIDILMAPSKEEPKEEPAPIEAEPKAAPQPAAPQPAAPQPAAPQPAAPQPAAPQPAAPQSPMMQPPAPQPAAPQPPMMQPTAPQPAAPQSPMMQPPAPQPAAPQSPMMQPPAQQQMPMMPQQMQQPMMPQQMGMPMMPQQGYYYPQQPMMMPQQNPAFAGPAGGAVQNPSVNVKKAKFPDFSQQENNVTSLNSVNMGMLMNVPLEVSVEIGKTRRPIKEIADFGQGTVIELEKQAGAPVDIIVNGQLLAHGDVVVIGDNFGVRITEIVGTKDLMDSLSNL, encoded by the coding sequence GTGAGCAATAACCAAGATTCCAATCATCCGAACGAGGAAGTACAGTTTACCACGGATGAGTTGGATGCGATCGGCGAGGTTATGAATATCAGTATGGGGTCGGCGGCAACTTCCCTGTCCTCCATGCTGGATCGCCAGGTCGTGATTACAACACCAAAAATGAATGTGAAGCCAATTCACGATGAAGATTATGCGGATTTGGAACCAGCGATGGTGGTGCGCATTAAATTTGTTGAGGGTGTTTTCGGAACCAATATCATGGTGTTTCGCCGCCGGGATATGCAGATTATTTTAAATTTGCTAATGGGCAATGATGAAGTGCCAGACGAAAACGCTGACTTTGAATTTGATGAATTGAGTATGAGCGCTGCCTGCGAGGTTTCCAACCAGATGATGGGTGCGGCGGCGACGGCACTGTCAGAAGTCTTTAATCGCTCTGTAAATATTTCAACGCCGGATGCATTTGTTTCCGAAGCGGGGCAAAGCATCAATGAGGTGGTTTTTGGCAGCGATACCGTTGAGGATACGGTCGGAATTTCTTTTAATTTGACCATCAATGGCGTGATGAACAGCAGCTTTATGAGTGTTCTGCCGTCCAGCTTTGCGAAGGAGATTATCGATATTTTGATGGCTCCATCTAAAGAGGAGCCGAAGGAAGAACCGGCACCCATTGAAGCAGAGCCTAAAGCAGCACCGCAGCCTGCAGCACCACAGCCTGCAGCACCACAGCCTGCAGCACCGCAGCCTGCAGCACCGCAGCCTGCAGCACCGCAGCCTGCAGCACCGCAGTCGCCGATGATGCAGCCGCCCGCACCACAGCCTGCAGCACCGCAGCCGCCGATGATGCAGCCGACCGCACCGCAGCCTGCAGCACCGCAGTCGCCGATGATGCAGCCGCCCGCACCGCAGCCTGCAGCACCGCAGTCGCCGATGATGCAGCCGCCCGCACAGCAACAGATGCCGATGATGCCCCAGCAAATGCAGCAGCCCATGATGCCGCAGCAGATGGGGATGCCGATGATGCCCCAGCAGGGCTATTATTATCCGCAGCAGCCGATGATGATGCCGCAGCAGAATCCCGCGTTTGCGGGGCCGGCCGGCGGTGCGGTGCAGAACCCGTCCGTGAATGTTAAGAAAGCAAAATTCCCGGACTTTTCCCAGCAGGAAAACAATGTCACTTCCCTTAACAGTGTCAATATGGGAATGTTGATGAATGTGCCGCTGGAGGTTTCCGTGGAAATCGGAAAGACCAGACGACCCATTAAAGAAATCGCTGATTTTGGCCAGGGCACCGTCATTGAGCTGGAAAAGCAGGCCGGCGCGCCCGTGGATATCATTGTAAACGGGCAGCTGCTTGCCCACGGCGATGTGGTCGTAATCGGCGACAACTTCGGCGTGCGGATTACAGAAATTGTCGGTACCAAGGATCTGATGGATTCCTTAAGTAATTTATAA